A region of Lepus europaeus isolate LE1 chromosome 2, mLepTim1.pri, whole genome shotgun sequence DNA encodes the following proteins:
- the SST gene encoding somatostatin, with the protein MLSCRLQCALAVLSIVLALGGVTGAPSDPRLRQFLQKSLAAAAGKQELAKYFLAELLSEPNQTENDALEPEDLSQAAEQDDMRLELQRSANSNPAMAPRERKAGCKNFFWKTFTSC; encoded by the exons ATGCTGTCCTGTCGCCTGCAGTGCGCGCTGGCCGTGCTCTCCATCGTCCTGGCTCTGGGCGGTGTCACCGGAGCGCCTTCGGACCCTAGGCTCCGTCAGTTTCTGCAGAAGTCCCTGGCGGCTGCCGCGGGGAAGCAG GAACTGGCCAAGTACTTCTTGGCAGAGCTGCTGTCTGAGCCCAACCAGACGGAGAATGATGCCCTGGAACCTGAAGATCTGTCCCAGGCTGCCGAGCAGGATGACATGAGGCTGGAGCTGCAGAGATCTGCGAACTCAAACCCGGCTATGGCCCCCCGAGAGCGCAAGGCTGGCTGCAAGAACTTCTTCTGGAAGACTTTCACATCATGTTAG